The nucleotide sequence TCTTGCAGAACCAATTACCTTGCTGGCATCAATTACCGAACCACCGCCGACTGCTAAAATTACGTCGATGTTGTTAGCCTTAACTAATTTTTGCCCTTCACGAACTGAGTCAATCTTGGGATTAGGAGCAATCCCAGGTAGTTCCACTATATTTAATCCATCTAAAAGTTTTACTACTCGTTCGTACAATCCCGAGTGCTTGACTGATTGGCCGCCATAAACGAGCAGAACATTTTCGCCAAAGCTAGTAACAGCATCTCTTAGCTCACCATCAATCTTATCCTTACCAAAACGAATATCGGTTGGATTCTTAAAACTAAAGTTTTCCATGAGTTAAAACCCTCCATTTCGAAGTAACATTCTATACCGAAACGTTGGAAAACACGACCATTTTATTCTTTATTTTAGATAAGACAATGGCTTGTCAACCTCAACCTTAGTGCCATCGTATTGATTTTTGATGTACTTTTGAATCGCTGGTTCATGATATAGCTTTACTAGTTTTTTGTATTGAGAATTGTTCTCTTCTTTTTTGACAGTTGCCAGCACGTTGATGTTGTCTTTGGTACTATCATTCACCTTTTCGTGGAAAATCGAATCTTTCAAAACATTGAGGTGTCCTTCCAATGCAACAGTATTTGAAATCAAAACAACTGGAACACTTTTAAGCACCCTAGGTCCTGTAGTGTCATCAATCAGCTTAAATTTCAAGTGGTGTGGATTTGATGCAATGTCTCCAGTATCGCTTAATGCATTAAAACCAGCCTTTAACTTAATCAGCCCTGCACTTTGAAGCAGCAACAAATCTCTGGAAGTGTTAGCTGGGTTATTAGCAATCGCAACCGTGGTGCCATCTGGAATATCACTAACTTTCTTGTACTTATTTGAATAAATTCCAAGTGGCTCAAGGTAAGTAGTACCTAGTGCGCGTAGTTGCCCTGACTTGTTTTCCTTATTGTAGGCTTGAAGGTATGACCATGACTGAAATGCGTTGACGTCAACGGTTCCGTCTGTGGTAGCTTTGTTCAACTGAACTCCATCAGCAATTTGCTTAACCGAAATTTTTAGACCTAACTTCTTGGCTTGAGAAGTTTTAGCAATGTGTTGCCAAATATCATAATCTGAACCTTGAGAGCCTACTACAATGGTCTTGCTTCCACTGGCCGTTCCACCGGTTAGTGAATGAATTCCAAAGCCGATTCCAATAACTACCAACAATGCCACTACTAAATAGCCAATTCTTTTTACTGATCTCATAGTTAATATTCTCCTTTAATTAACGATATTCCATTCCGCCATCTACTAATATCGACTGTCCCGTCAGGTAGCTTCCTTCTGGTGAGGCAAAAAAACCAACCACGTTGGCAACGTCTTCGGGGGTCGCTTCTCGACCCAAGGAAATTTCTGACAAAACATCTCTTTGCTGTTCAAGAACTGTCTTTGATTTAATTTCTGCAGTTCGCTCATCAATTGCATCCCTCAACGGCGTACGCACTACCCCAGGGTTATAGGCATTCACAGTAATTTGATATTTTGCTAATTCCTTCGACGCTGCCTGGGTTAGACCCCTTATACCAAATTTAGAAGCAGAGTACGCACTTTGAAGCGCGGATGCCTCAACTCCAGCAAGTGAAGCAGCATTGATAATTCGGCCACCACTTCCCTGCTCAATAAAACGCTTAGCTGCAATTTTAATTCCCCAAAATGTTCCCAAAAGATTTACATCGATCAGTCTCCTAATTGCCGCCGGATCAGAATCCACAATTGAGTCTATGAAGGCGACTCCAGCGTTGTTAACAAATACAGCTAGTTTTCCAAGATCACCTATCGCATTATCAACAGCCGTGGCAAATGCATTCTCATCTGCAACATCAACTTGATAGTCCTTGGCGGTAAATCCTTCCCTTGTAAGCTCATCAACGGTCTGCTTAGCGGTTTTGGCATTAATGTCTAATACACCAACTGCCAAACCTTGCCTCGCCAACTTAAACGCTATTGCTTTACCAATCCCTTGTCCTGCTCCAGTTACAATCGCTAATTCTGTCAAATTAATCCACCTCATCACGAAGAACGGCAATAAAAAAAGTCGTTCCTGTATTTAATACAGAAACGACTTATCGTGTTACCATTCTGAGTTTAATTATTTAGTCACCTAAACAAATCTCGCCAACCATCTTAACCCAACTGTATAGTGAAAAAATGGTGTGTCCATTAACGAGGACCAGCCCGTCTACCGCTTTTGATGGTTCAATCGCGTTAGCCAATCATCGGCCATTTTCACCGTTCACCAAAGATTGACTTTCATCATCACGTCAACTCTCTGCACAATGGTTCCGGGTTACTTTCCGAATCGATTTGTTTAAATTCTTATGAGTAAATTTATCATTATATTTTAATCGTGTCAACAAATTTTTTATAGTTCATTCGCGTATTTAACTATAAGCCGTTAAATCACTCCCCATGGGTGGTGACAATCCACTTCTTTTTAAAGAAGGTTAATACTGCCCACACATTAATCCCCTGGTAATATAGCTGAAATCCATACGTTTTGGCCATCATCCAAAATGTTTTAAGCATTCCTAAATCCTTAATTAGCAGATAATAGGTTTCTGCAAAAATTAGATTGAAGGTCATGGTAAGGTTAATTATTAAAATTACTATCATTTCTTGTTCTGAAAACACCGAAAATAAAATATTCACATCAAAATAATGCATTTCTATGTACTGAACTAGCCAAAAAATCCACAAGATATTAATCTGTATTGCTTTTGAAAGTGTACTAATTCTGCAAAAAACGTGGATACTTTTTACACTTGGCCGAAGAATCATATTAACCATCGCCACAAAAAAGAATCTGAGTAAGCATTCAAACGATCCCCTGGACCATCTCGTTAACCCGTGAATCGATTGTCTAAACGTTGAATAGTTTTCGTTAACCACGTATGCATCATCAATAAAGTTAACTCGTCCACCATGGGAAATAATCTCCAATTCCTCATATTCATCTTCAACGAGTGTCTTAAACCTAAAGCCACCGTGAACTAATATAATGTCCATTCTTGTAGCAAACCCTGTTCCTAATAGTGATGCACAGTCGAATAAGCTTTCTGGTGATTGCTGAAAGTGGTTGGACCTCTTAAAAGCAACGTTTAAACCATGGTTAATGAAGCCCCTTCCTTTTTTCGACAACAGTGACGTTTGCATTGCTTCTGGATCACTTTTAACTGTCGCGTAATCGTTATAACGTTGCAATAAATTTGGAGATATCTCGTTATCGCTATCCACAATCACCAGATAATCATAGTTACGTAAGTGTTCAATACACTGAAGGCCAAAATCAATGGTATTTGATTTACCAACTCCATGACGGCGAGCTTTCGGATAGTCCTCACTAGTTATCACATTTGCTCCCGCCGTTCTGGCAACCAGTGCGGTCTGATCATTACAATGGTCAGCAATTACATAAATATCAAATAATTCTTGGGGGTATGTTTGTTCTAAAAATCCCTTGACCGGAATTGAAATCACCGTTTCTTCGTTGTGTGCCGGAATAACCACCAAGAACTTCTTATTTGGTAGCCTACTGGGGACGTGTTCTTTTACCTGGGCATAACCCAATATTGATAGCAAATTATAGTACAGCATATAGATAAAAATGTACGCGGTTAAAAACGTAGATATAACTTTAAAAAATAGCATCTTGTCTCTCCTATATAAAAAATGACCGCTATCAATTTTACGCCGTAAATGTAAACTTAACAATAATTATTTTATAATATATTAAGTAATGCGATTAACTATTTTTTAAGATCAATTCAGATTCATACCCTACTATATCAATGCCATTATATATGTATCCCGTTAACCATATCAACAACCACACTTTACCAGCGATTCTTTTTTAATTATAAAAAAGGCACCGAAATCACTATCTGATTTCGGTGCCTCTATTATATGATTTTCTAAATCACCATTCCCACCCCAAAGAATAGTGCCATTGATAAACCACCAATGACTAGAATCTTTACGGAACAAATGAATGTCTCTGTCTTAACCTGTTTATGCGCAAATATTCTCACCTGCTTGTAAACTAACGGAGCCGCCCAAAAGCATAACAACGTCTCCCAGGGAGCAATCTGCATGACCACCGCTAGAACAATGGCTACGTAAGCA is from Lentilactobacillus curieae and encodes:
- a CDS encoding glycosyltransferase family 2 protein, with the translated sequence MLFFKVISTFLTAYIFIYMLYYNLLSILGYAQVKEHVPSRLPNKKFLVVIPAHNEETVISIPVKGFLEQTYPQELFDIYVIADHCNDQTALVARTAGANVITSEDYPKARRHGVGKSNTIDFGLQCIEHLRNYDYLVIVDSDNEISPNLLQRYNDYATVKSDPEAMQTSLLSKKGRGFINHGLNVAFKRSNHFQQSPESLFDCASLLGTGFATRMDIILVHGGFRFKTLVEDEYEELEIISHGGRVNFIDDAYVVNENYSTFRQSIHGLTRWSRGSFECLLRFFFVAMVNMILRPSVKSIHVFCRISTLSKAIQINILWIFWLVQYIEMHYFDVNILFSVFSEQEMIVILIINLTMTFNLIFAETYYLLIKDLGMLKTFWMMAKTYGFQLYYQGINVWAVLTFFKKKWIVTTHGE
- a CDS encoding MetQ/NlpA family ABC transporter substrate-binding protein, yielding MRSVKRIGYLVVALLVVIGIGFGIHSLTGGTASGSKTIVVGSQGSDYDIWQHIAKTSQAKKLGLKISVKQIADGVQLNKATTDGTVDVNAFQSWSYLQAYNKENKSGQLRALGTTYLEPLGIYSNKYKKVSDIPDGTTVAIANNPANTSRDLLLLQSAGLIKLKAGFNALSDTGDIASNPHHLKFKLIDDTTGPRVLKSVPVVLISNTVALEGHLNVLKDSIFHEKVNDSTKDNINVLATVKKEENNSQYKKLVKLYHEPAIQKYIKNQYDGTKVEVDKPLSYLK
- a CDS encoding acetoin reductase, which produces MTELAIVTGAGQGIGKAIAFKLARQGLAVGVLDINAKTAKQTVDELTREGFTAKDYQVDVADENAFATAVDNAIGDLGKLAVFVNNAGVAFIDSIVDSDPAAIRRLIDVNLLGTFWGIKIAAKRFIEQGSGGRIINAASLAGVEASALQSAYSASKFGIRGLTQAASKELAKYQITVNAYNPGVVRTPLRDAIDERTAEIKSKTVLEQQRDVLSEISLGREATPEDVANVVGFFASPEGSYLTGQSILVDGGMEYR